A stretch of the Streptomyces sp. WMMB303 genome encodes the following:
- a CDS encoding helix-turn-helix transcriptional regulator: MGTDVGASIRRERTRLGWTQPQLARAVCREARVQGDPVGRQEISRWETGKRKPREWLPFIAAALGISVDVLTGAPFSPSDDSPHIEAQRRAGWMLGHGSAHGGNHVADAAVQVWRSAQAEISEEDKFALSVAAELGEVAGWLLFDAGRDDEAHSAFMSAQLHSRLAGDAPLSSFILDMLCMASIGRGTPGESLAISGEILGGTGSRPHMALMAHVRRARALAMTGDRARALDAIQRAEGGLDDSVREDVPEYLRWIDRAEVDMHHGETLLALDSPHEALPYIQRATAGVLTGGRRELGVLVCELDTLVRLHAWRDVDDALRRMAPILRRVSSDRHSRRLRSSLRVISEKGPAWLADSARECAA; the protein is encoded by the coding sequence ATGGGGACCGATGTCGGCGCCAGCATCCGGCGCGAGCGGACGAGACTCGGCTGGACGCAGCCGCAGTTGGCACGAGCCGTCTGCCGAGAGGCACGCGTTCAAGGCGACCCGGTAGGCAGGCAGGAGATCAGCCGGTGGGAGACCGGAAAGAGGAAGCCCCGAGAATGGCTGCCATTCATCGCTGCCGCGCTGGGAATCTCCGTCGACGTGCTTACGGGTGCCCCGTTCTCACCGTCCGACGATTCACCGCACATTGAAGCGCAGCGACGCGCCGGTTGGATGTTGGGGCACGGCAGCGCGCACGGCGGGAATCACGTTGCCGATGCAGCCGTACAGGTTTGGCGCAGCGCGCAAGCCGAGATCAGCGAGGAAGACAAGTTCGCACTGTCTGTTGCCGCCGAGTTGGGTGAAGTGGCCGGGTGGTTGCTGTTCGACGCAGGGCGGGACGATGAAGCGCATAGCGCTTTCATGTCCGCGCAGCTACATTCCCGGCTGGCAGGGGACGCGCCGCTGTCCTCGTTCATCCTCGACATGCTGTGTATGGCCAGCATCGGCCGGGGAACCCCCGGCGAATCGCTGGCCATTTCCGGAGAGATTCTGGGTGGGACAGGCAGCCGCCCGCATATGGCGCTTATGGCTCACGTGCGACGCGCACGGGCGCTCGCAATGACCGGTGACAGGGCGCGTGCATTGGACGCGATACAGCGCGCGGAAGGTGGCCTAGACGACTCCGTTCGGGAAGATGTGCCCGAATATCTGCGCTGGATTGACCGCGCCGAGGTGGACATGCACCACGGCGAGACACTGCTGGCGCTGGATTCCCCTCACGAAGCGCTGCCATACATACAGCGCGCGACTGCGGGAGTCCTGACCGGCGGAAGGCGTGAACTAGGCGTGCTGGTATGCGAGTTGGACACGCTAGTCCGGCTGCACGCGTGGCGCGACGTTGACGACGCACTGCGGAGAATGGCCCCTATTCTTCGCCGCGTGTCGTCCGACCGGCATTCCCGCCGTCTGCGCTCCTCGCTGCGCGTCATCAGCGAGAAGGGGCCCGCGTGGCTGGCTGACAGCGCCCGGGAATGCGCCGCGTAG
- a CDS encoding thioredoxin domain-containing protein, with protein sequence MSKRNSQEAKRAARERLRIEREKQAKKERTRRQLLVALSVVGVLAVVAGIGIFVAKLNSQDSNDDGMSVTTAGAKAEKTVDVYEDLRCPACASFEQAMGEPLQKGAEEGKYRLRVHLGAIIDGNMGGSGSRNAARALGAAKAVSVQAFADYKAKLYSAKWHPDEQEDKFADNDYLLKVSDTVPELKDNKAFEKAVKSKKYTKWAKDMIASFNGADVQSTPTVRIDGEQVQPQDVPAKLKELGVDLKSGKDEKK encoded by the coding sequence ATGAGCAAGCGCAACAGCCAGGAAGCCAAGCGCGCGGCCCGCGAGCGGCTGCGCATCGAGCGCGAGAAGCAGGCGAAGAAGGAGCGGACCCGGCGGCAGCTGCTGGTCGCCCTCTCGGTCGTCGGAGTGCTGGCCGTGGTGGCCGGAATCGGGATCTTCGTCGCCAAGCTGAACAGCCAGGACTCCAACGACGACGGCATGTCCGTGACGACCGCGGGCGCCAAGGCGGAGAAGACCGTGGACGTCTACGAGGACCTGCGCTGCCCGGCGTGCGCCAGCTTCGAGCAGGCGATGGGCGAGCCGCTGCAGAAGGGCGCCGAGGAAGGCAAGTACAGGCTGCGTGTCCACCTCGGCGCCATCATCGACGGCAACATGGGCGGCTCCGGCTCCCGCAACGCGGCCCGCGCGCTGGGCGCCGCCAAGGCCGTGAGCGTCCAGGCGTTCGCGGACTACAAGGCGAAGCTGTACTCGGCCAAGTGGCACCCGGACGAGCAGGAGGACAAGTTCGCCGACAACGACTACCTGCTCAAGGTCTCGGACACGGTCCCGGAGCTGAAGGACAACAAGGCGTTCGAGAAGGCCGTCAAGAGCAAGAAGTACACCAAGTGGGCCAAGGACATGATCGCCAGCTTCAACGGCGCCGACGTCCAGAGCACTCCCACCGTCCGGATCGACGGTGAGCAGGTGCAGCCCCAGGACGTGCCCGCCAAGCTCAAGGAGCTGGGCGTGGACCTGAAGTCGGGCAAGGACGAGAAGAAGTAG